A stretch of Camelina sativa cultivar DH55 chromosome 18, Cs, whole genome shotgun sequence DNA encodes these proteins:
- the LOC104763231 gene encoding F-box protein At1g31080-like has protein sequence MSNGETFDSIPTDLFNEIFSRLPAKSISRFRCVSKLWDSMLSSPSFTELFLTRSWARPRLLFAIKQPSEWRFFSSPQNPDDDDKSSLEVAATDCHVDFPGKSMFRDDCTCSYTSGLLCFPNVPILENKGGDVDQCVICNPATGQRVFLPKQKTTGVSSRFFLGFDTIDKRFKVLHLVEFSRPHSTIPHRFCFETVHYILTLGTGKMSWREISCPLELELYPFNKGICINGFLYYLAKRLEETDFVVVCFDVRSEKFKFVDASCFNDQACVTLVNYKGKLGGIYWMHDSNGGITNVQLCVWILEDVKKHEWSNYVYTFGDGDLGGAKFDCVIGVTSTGEIVSSDESEPIRVLYFNSERNTVKIVQIQGFECGSLVHAFVDHVEDLNANYAEPLKSSLNIIEKRAPSKPQQQGSRASSGKQLGICKFAAPSIMKTLPTSFMQNSYDLLANLE, from the coding sequence ATGAGTAACGGAGAAACTTTTGATTCCATTCCGACAGATCTCTTTAACGAGATATTCTCAAGGTTGCCTGCAAAGTCCATATCTAGGTTTCGCTGCGTGTCGAAACTATGGGACTCCATGCTTAGCAGTCCATCTTTCACCGAACTGTTCTTGACCAGATCATGGGCTCGTCCACGTCTCTTATTCGCCATCAAACAACCCAGTGAATGGCGCTTCTTCTCGTCACCTCAGAATccagatgatgatgacaagTCTTCTCTTGAAGTGGCGGCCACCGATTGTCATGTGGACTTCCCTGGTAAGTCCATGTTCAGAGACGACTGTACGTGTAGCTATACctctggtttgttatgttttcctAATGTGCCGATCTTGGAAAACAAGGGCGGGGATGTTGATCAGTGTGTGATATGTAACCCTGCCACAGGACAACGTGTGTTCTTACCTAAACAGAAAACAACGGGAGTCAGCTCGAGATTCTTTCTAGGGTTTGATACGATTGACAAGCGATTCAAGGTTTTGCATTTGGTTGAGTTCAGTAGACCTCATAGTACCATCCCAcatagattttgttttgaaacgGTTCATTATATTCTGACATTAGGGACTGGAAAAATGAGTTGGAGGGAGATCTCATGTCCCTTAGAGTTAGAGCTTTATCCTTTTAATAaagggatatgcatcaatgggtTTTTGTATTACTTAGCTAAACGATTGGAAGAAACAGATTTTGTTgtagtttgctttgatgttaggtctgagaaaTTCAAGTTTGTTGATGCAAGCTGCTTTAATGATCAAGCATGTGTTACATTGGTAAACTATAAGGGTAAACTAGGTGGGATTTATTGGATGCATGATTCCAACGGTGGAATAACTAATGTCCAATTGTGTGTGTGGATTCTAGAGGATGTCAAGAAACATGAATGGTCGAATTATGTCTATACTTTTGGTGATGGTGATCTCGGCGGTGCGAAATTTGATTGCGTCATTGGAGTGACGAGTACTGGTGAAATTGTTTCTTCGGATGAGAGTGAACCAATTAGAGTTTTGTACTTCAATTCTGAAAGGAACACTGTTAAGATTGTCCAAATCCAAGGATTTGAGTGTGGTAGTCTTGTTCACGCTTTTGTAGACCATGTGGAAGATCTTAATGCTAACTATGCAGAGCCACTCAAGTCAAGCCTAAACATCATTGAGAAAAGGGCGCCAtcaaaaccacaacaacaaggTAGTCGTGCATCATCAGGAAAGCAATTAGGCATATGCAAATTTGCTGCTCCATCTATAATGAAGACGCTGCCGACAAGTTTCATGCAGAACTCGTACGATTTATTAGCTAACCTAGAGTGA